A stretch of Pseudomonas sp. 7SR1 DNA encodes these proteins:
- a CDS encoding transporter, producing the protein MNHSLDQSHRDPDLFGLLYGFRFKPGERGREIDSAQALQYLQQSQDDNAFLWLHLNLAHAACERWMKSHLRLPQEFFEALHEGSRSTRIEHVDSALLAVVNDVVFNLSSMVSSDVSTLWVCVHSRLIVSARLQPLHSVDKLRSSVKAGECFRSPLELLVHLLRDQGEVLTQIVRKTSLSVDQIEDELLSSRLSTNRAELGANRRVLVRLQRLLALEPGSLLRLLNRPPQWLQKEDVKELRKSTEEFALIINDLTALSERIKLLQEEIAANLNEQTNRSLFTLTVVTVLALPINIIAGFFGMNVGGVPLADDPEGFWVLVVLVATFTLIAGRWAFRKRRDY; encoded by the coding sequence ATGAACCACAGCCTCGACCAAAGCCATCGCGACCCGGACCTGTTCGGCCTGCTCTATGGATTTCGTTTCAAACCCGGCGAACGCGGGCGGGAGATCGACTCGGCGCAGGCCCTGCAATATCTGCAGCAATCGCAAGACGACAATGCATTCCTCTGGCTGCACCTGAACCTGGCCCACGCGGCGTGCGAACGCTGGATGAAAAGCCATCTGCGCCTGCCACAGGAATTTTTCGAAGCCTTGCATGAAGGCTCGCGTTCGACCCGCATCGAGCATGTCGATTCGGCGCTGCTGGCAGTGGTCAACGACGTGGTGTTCAACCTCAGCAGCATGGTTTCCTCGGACGTCTCCACCCTGTGGGTTTGCGTGCACAGCCGATTGATTGTCAGCGCACGCCTGCAACCCCTGCACTCGGTGGACAAGCTGCGCTCTTCGGTCAAGGCCGGCGAATGCTTTCGCTCGCCACTGGAATTGCTCGTGCACTTGCTACGCGATCAGGGCGAAGTGCTGACTCAGATCGTGCGCAAGACCAGCCTCAGCGTCGACCAGATCGAGGATGAGCTGCTGTCGTCGCGACTTTCAACCAACCGCGCAGAACTGGGCGCCAACCGCCGGGTACTGGTGCGTCTGCAACGGCTGCTGGCCCTGGAACCGGGTTCGCTGCTGCGCCTGCTCAACCGCCCGCCGCAGTGGTTGCAGAAAGAAGACGTCAAGGAACTGCGCAAATCCACTGAGGAGTTTGCCCTGATCATCAACGACCTCACCGCGTTGAGCGAGCGGATCAAGCTGCTGCAGGAAGAAATCGCCGCCAATCTCAACGAACAGACCAACCGTTCCCTGTTCACCCTGACGGTGGTCACGGTACTGGCCTTGCCCATCAACATCATCGCCGGTTTCTTTGGCATGAACGTCGGCGGCGTGCCCCTTGCAGACGATCCCGAAGGTTTCTGGGTCCTGGTAGTGCTGGTGGCGACCTTCACACTGATCGCCGGTCGATGGGCGTTCCGTAAGCGACGCGACTATTGA
- a CDS encoding TetR/AcrR family transcriptional regulator — MTVPQRLTDRKREAILEAAIAEFRSSGFDITSMDKIAATAGVSKRTVYNHFPSKEELFAEILNRLWNSVTAEQETAYDPDRPLREQLRRLLQAKLHMLADDNFLDLARIAIAATIHSPERAQNMVARMGQREEGLTAWIRQAQADGRLKAVEPAFAAQQMHGLIKTFAFWPQISMGQPGLTAEQQTQVVESALDMFLAHYQR, encoded by the coding sequence ATGACCGTACCGCAGCGCCTCACCGACCGAAAACGCGAAGCCATCCTGGAGGCCGCCATTGCCGAATTTCGCAGCAGTGGTTTCGATATCACCAGCATGGACAAGATCGCGGCAACGGCCGGTGTGTCGAAGCGCACGGTGTATAACCACTTTCCGAGCAAGGAAGAACTTTTCGCTGAGATCCTGAACCGGTTATGGAACAGCGTGACGGCAGAGCAGGAAACCGCCTACGACCCCGACAGGCCTCTGCGCGAGCAGCTTCGTCGATTGCTGCAAGCCAAACTGCACATGCTGGCGGACGATAACTTCCTCGACCTGGCGCGCATCGCCATCGCCGCAACGATCCATTCTCCCGAGCGGGCACAGAACATGGTTGCGCGCATGGGACAGCGTGAAGAAGGCCTGACGGCCTGGATTCGCCAGGCCCAGGCCGATGGCCGGTTGAAAGCTGTGGAGCCGGCCTTTGCCGCCCAGCAGATGCACGGGCTGATCAAGACGTTCGCCTTCTGGCCGCAGATTTCCATGGGCCAACCTGGCCTGACCGCTGAGCAACAGACCCAGGTGGTTGAATCGGCCCTCGACATGTTCCTGGCCCATTATCAGCGTTGA
- a CDS encoding DUF2025 family protein: MRTTSTFICQAADQLQGFVGLNRKTGQYIVRFSEDAFGMDVADDGIIPTSEFVWAPAAQGTMILKRERIQLLLDQNIDDRINLTEPLRVYMARSDLPEIMAVRQLVNG; this comes from the coding sequence ATGCGCACCACTTCGACCTTCATCTGCCAGGCCGCCGATCAGCTCCAGGGTTTTGTCGGCCTGAACCGCAAGACCGGCCAGTACATCGTGCGTTTCAGCGAAGACGCCTTCGGCATGGACGTGGCCGACGACGGCATTATCCCCACCAGCGAATTCGTCTGGGCCCCTGCCGCCCAAGGCACCATGATCCTGAAGCGCGAGCGGATCCAGTTGCTGCTGGACCAGAACATCGACGATCGGATCAACCTTACCGAACCCCTGCGGGTGTACATGGCACGTAGTGACCTGCCGGAGATCATGGCGGTGCGTCAGTTGGTGAACGGCTGA
- a CDS encoding glycerophosphodiester phosphodiesterase — protein MPVTFTRSALMLSLLLGFGQTHAAEASTPKALATLQGIPHPAVIAHRGASFDAPESTAAAYKLARDLGADYLELDLQRSKDGVLFVLHDDSLLRTTDVATRFPERKDSPANAFTMAELKTLDAGSWFNAAYPDRARPAFAGLKILTLDEVINIAEGNPAQKPGLYIETKEPKLFPGIERDLKDKLQDRGWLSPAGSKLAKSATGVGQGKGKVVLQTFEKSSLELLHKEMPKVPKVLLLWVGEGNIEPKSKVTFAESGETDKGVYYARQEPKDRAEFEKWVRYAKDQGAIGTGPSAALTHGGSQSYADLVQPWMNQYTHDQGLLVHVYTVDEAVDFKKVMDAGVDGIFTNRASELLKYFKRPETGSVVQLLEKNGY, from the coding sequence ATGCCTGTTACCTTCACCCGCAGCGCCTTGATGTTGAGCCTGTTGCTCGGCTTCGGTCAGACACACGCAGCCGAGGCCTCGACTCCCAAGGCATTGGCGACCCTCCAGGGCATCCCCCATCCGGCAGTGATCGCCCACCGTGGCGCTTCATTCGACGCGCCGGAATCCACCGCCGCGGCCTACAAGCTGGCCCGCGACCTGGGCGCCGATTACCTGGAGCTGGATCTGCAACGCAGCAAGGACGGTGTGCTCTTCGTCCTGCATGATGACAGCCTGCTGCGCACCACGGACGTCGCGACCAGGTTTCCCGAACGCAAGGACAGCCCCGCCAATGCGTTCACCATGGCGGAACTCAAAACCCTCGACGCTGGCAGTTGGTTCAATGCCGCCTACCCGGATCGGGCGCGCCCTGCGTTCGCAGGGCTGAAAATCCTGACCCTCGATGAAGTCATCAACATCGCCGAAGGCAATCCGGCCCAGAAGCCCGGGCTGTACATCGAAACCAAGGAGCCGAAACTGTTCCCGGGTATCGAACGCGACCTGAAGGACAAGCTGCAGGACCGTGGCTGGCTGAGCCCGGCCGGGTCCAAGCTGGCCAAGAGCGCGACCGGCGTGGGCCAGGGCAAGGGCAAGGTGGTCTTGCAGACCTTCGAGAAGAGCAGCCTGGAACTGCTGCACAAAGAAATGCCGAAAGTGCCCAAGGTCCTGTTGCTGTGGGTAGGCGAAGGCAATATCGAGCCAAAATCCAAGGTGACGTTCGCCGAGTCCGGCGAAACGGACAAGGGGGTCTATTACGCCAGGCAGGAGCCCAAGGACCGAGCCGAATTCGAGAAATGGGTACGTTACGCCAAGGACCAGGGCGCAATCGGCACAGGCCCTTCCGCGGCGTTGACCCATGGGGGCAGCCAGAGCTATGCGGACCTGGTACAACCCTGGATGAACCAGTACACCCATGACCAGGGCTTGCTGGTGCACGTCTACACCGTGGACGAAGCCGTGGATTTCAAGAAGGTGATGGATGCCGGCGTGGATGGCATCTTTACCAACCGCGCCAGTGAACTGCTCAAGTACTTCAAGCGTCCTGAGACTGGCAGCGTCGTGCAGTTGCTGGAGAAGAACGGTTACTAA
- a CDS encoding CTP synthase C-terminal region-related (seleno)protein, with protein sequence MEKQRPSHIALVGDHDPQIIAHRAIPLALEMIGQQTGQLVSFQWLATESISHGSVLEGFDGIWCVPGSPYRNETGALDAIRFAREQGRPFLGTCGGFQHAMLEYARNVMGWADAVHGETAPQAERILLTPLSCALIETIDSLGLVADSLTAKAYGRQTVFEGYRCRFGVNPRFEKELLDGPLYAVARDPAGELRAVELRGHPFFVATLFQPERAALENRIPPLVNAFVEACRSVAP encoded by the coding sequence ATGGAAAAACAGCGTCCTTCGCACATCGCCCTTGTCGGCGATCATGACCCGCAGATAATCGCCCACCGGGCCATTCCCCTGGCCCTGGAGATGATTGGCCAGCAAACCGGCCAGCTCGTGAGTTTCCAATGGCTGGCAACGGAATCCATCAGTCATGGGAGCGTTCTGGAAGGCTTCGACGGCATCTGGTGCGTGCCCGGCAGTCCTTACCGAAACGAAACCGGGGCCTTGGACGCCATTCGTTTTGCCCGCGAACAGGGTCGCCCTTTCCTGGGCACCTGCGGCGGTTTCCAACATGCGATGCTGGAATATGCCCGCAACGTCATGGGCTGGGCCGATGCCGTCCATGGCGAAACCGCCCCGCAAGCCGAACGCATCCTGCTGACACCGCTGAGCTGTGCTCTGATCGAAACCATCGACAGCCTTGGGCTCGTAGCGGACTCATTGACGGCCAAGGCTTATGGTCGCCAGACGGTGTTCGAAGGGTATCGGTGCCGCTTCGGCGTCAATCCGCGGTTCGAGAAGGAGCTATTGGACGGACCGCTGTACGCCGTCGCCAGGGATCCGGCCGGCGAGCTGCGCGCCGTGGAACTGCGGGGGCATCCGTTCTTTGTCGCCACGCTGTTCCAGCCTGAGCGCGCGGCCTTGGAAAACCGCATCCCGCCGCTGGTCAATGCATTTGTCGAAGCCTGCCGGAGCGTAGCCCCGTGA
- a CDS encoding antibiotic biosynthesis monooxygenase family protein, with amino-acid sequence MSEHYYAVIFTSLRTDADQDYAEAAERMLALAREQPGFLGVESARGEDGLGITVSYWSSEAAIQSWKRHPEHRAIQERGRATWYTHFHTRVCKVEREYAFQRQV; translated from the coding sequence GTGAGTGAACATTATTACGCCGTTATCTTCACTTCCCTGCGCACCGATGCAGACCAAGACTACGCCGAAGCCGCCGAGCGCATGCTGGCGCTGGCCAGGGAACAGCCGGGTTTTCTCGGCGTCGAATCGGCCCGTGGCGAGGACGGCCTGGGCATCACGGTTTCCTACTGGAGCAGCGAAGCGGCGATCCAGAGCTGGAAGCGGCATCCTGAACATCGTGCAATCCAGGAGCGCGGTCGCGCCACCTGGTACACCCATTTCCACACGCGGGTGTGCAAGGTCGAACGGGAATATGCGTTCCAGCGCCAGGTCTGA
- a CDS encoding LysR family transcriptional regulator, with the protein MLIPGRHYRLAFTQSILAFTQVLNASTQYRLDYPDLSLILALVRGGSLARAARLLQVDVSTVFRSVRRLEASLGQPLFEKSRAGYLPTSLAQALSEQAERAEQALEAARIGVEQGGEVVSGTVRLTCTDSVLQALLLPALARFMPAYPALHLELSTSNDFANLSRRDADIALRLTRTPPEHLVGRHLGDVTFRVCASPSYLCAVTSDDLAAMTWIAPDDFLPDHPTVTWRRQHFPGVIPAYCCNSMLSVTELVRAGLGIAALPDFLVDDAQGLTSLGEPLAGYDTALWLLTRPDCRALRSVVTLFDELGRSVRLR; encoded by the coding sequence TTGTTGATTCCTGGCCGCCACTATAGATTGGCGTTCACGCAATCAATATTGGCGTTTACCCAAGTGCTCAATGCATCGACGCAATATCGCCTGGACTATCCCGACCTGTCCCTGATTCTGGCGCTGGTGCGTGGCGGCTCCCTGGCTCGGGCCGCACGGCTGTTGCAGGTGGACGTATCGACGGTGTTTCGTTCGGTGCGTCGGCTTGAGGCGTCGCTGGGACAGCCACTGTTCGAGAAGAGCCGTGCCGGGTATTTGCCCACGAGCCTGGCACAGGCATTGTCCGAACAGGCCGAGCGTGCCGAGCAAGCCCTGGAAGCTGCGCGTATCGGCGTGGAGCAGGGCGGGGAGGTGGTCAGCGGCACGGTGCGGTTGACCTGTACCGACTCGGTCCTGCAAGCGCTGTTACTGCCTGCTCTGGCGAGGTTCATGCCCGCCTATCCGGCGTTGCACCTGGAACTGAGTACGTCCAACGACTTCGCCAACCTGAGTCGCCGCGACGCTGATATCGCATTGCGATTGACCCGCACGCCACCGGAGCACCTGGTCGGCCGACATCTGGGTGATGTGACCTTCCGGGTATGTGCGAGCCCGTCTTACCTGTGCGCTGTGACTTCGGATGACCTGGCAGCAATGACCTGGATCGCGCCCGACGACTTCCTGCCCGACCACCCCACCGTGACCTGGCGCCGCCAGCATTTTCCCGGCGTGATACCGGCTTATTGCTGCAACAGCATGCTCTCGGTCACCGAGCTGGTGCGCGCCGGCCTGGGCATCGCGGCGCTGCCGGACTTCCTGGTCGATGACGCCCAGGGCCTCACGTCCTTGGGTGAACCGTTGGCTGGCTACGACACGGCGCTTTGGCTCCTGACCCGGCCAGACTGCCGGGCCTTGCGCTCGGTGGTGACGTTGTTCGATGAACTGGGGCGTAGCGTGCGGCTGCGTTGA
- a CDS encoding MBL fold metallo-hydrolase — MTHPSISSDSSSIHPASRREQGKYRNHASTPREGVGKALRILWNMVFHKPRDTRPKGAVPVRPLTRAELLAAPNGSVFRLGHSTVLLKLRDKFWLTDPVFSERASPVQWAGPKRFHQPPISLEELPPIEAVILSHDHYDHLDHQAIIQLADRTEHFLTPLGVGDTLVKWGVDASKVRQLDWWQGTEVDGIEFIATPSQHFSGRGLFDGNSTLWASWVMIDGDTRIFFSGDTGYFDGFKRIGNRYGPFDLTLMETGAYNVEWPLIHMQPEQTLQAHIDLRGRWLLPIHNGTFDLSMHAWYEPFDRILALAWERNVLITTPRMGEAFSLTQPQRGRAWWLDVEASAYQNQTGMA, encoded by the coding sequence ATGACCCATCCCTCTATTTCGTCCGACAGCTCATCTATTCATCCCGCGTCTCGACGGGAGCAAGGAAAGTATCGCAACCACGCCTCGACGCCTCGGGAAGGGGTCGGCAAGGCCTTGCGCATTCTGTGGAACATGGTCTTCCACAAGCCCCGCGACACCCGCCCTAAGGGCGCCGTCCCGGTCCGGCCGTTGACCCGTGCCGAGCTGCTGGCGGCGCCCAATGGCAGTGTCTTTCGCCTGGGCCATTCCACCGTACTGCTCAAGCTTCGGGACAAATTCTGGCTGACCGACCCGGTTTTTTCCGAGCGTGCCTCCCCGGTGCAGTGGGCCGGCCCTAAACGCTTTCACCAACCGCCCATCAGCCTGGAAGAGCTGCCGCCCATCGAGGCGGTGATTCTTTCCCACGATCATTACGACCATCTCGATCACCAGGCCATCATCCAGCTCGCCGACAGGACCGAGCATTTCCTGACGCCACTTGGAGTGGGCGATACCCTGGTCAAATGGGGCGTCGACGCCAGCAAGGTGCGTCAGCTGGACTGGTGGCAGGGCACCGAGGTGGACGGTATCGAGTTCATCGCCACCCCCTCCCAGCATTTTTCCGGTCGGGGCCTGTTCGACGGCAACAGCACGTTGTGGGCCTCGTGGGTGATGATCGACGGTGACACCCGGATTTTCTTCAGCGGCGATACCGGTTATTTCGATGGCTTCAAACGCATCGGCAATCGCTACGGCCCCTTTGACCTGACCCTGATGGAAACCGGTGCCTACAACGTCGAATGGCCCCTGATCCACATGCAGCCCGAACAGACCCTCCAGGCGCATATCGATCTCAGGGGCCGTTGGCTGCTGCCGATCCATAACGGGACGTTCGACCTGTCGATGCATGCCTGGTACGAACCCTTCGACCGAATCCTGGCCCTGGCCTGGGAGCGTAACGTTCTCATCACCACGCCGCGGATGGGCGAAGCCTTCAGCCTTACGCAACCGCAACGTGGCCGGGCCTGGTGGCTGGATGTGGAGGCGTCGGCCTACCAGAACCAGACCGGTATGGCCTGA
- a CDS encoding PepSY domain-containing protein, whose product MKTLTALFTAAALTLTAGLAQADVRIDQVPQLVKEGKIKSLESMNEEALKLHPGATITDTDLDNHFNGYEYEVELKTADGKEFDVDFDATTGKVLSNKQDR is encoded by the coding sequence ATGAAAACTTTGACTGCCCTGTTCACCGCCGCCGCCCTGACCCTCACCGCTGGCCTGGCCCAAGCGGACGTACGCATCGACCAGGTTCCACAACTGGTCAAGGAAGGCAAGATCAAATCCCTGGAGTCGATGAATGAGGAAGCCCTGAAACTGCACCCGGGCGCCACCATCACCGACACTGACCTGGATAACCACTTCAATGGTTACGAATATGAAGTGGAACTGAAAACCGCCGACGGCAAAGAGTTCGATGTCGACTTCGATGCGACAACCGGCAAAGTCCTCAGCAACAAGCAAGACAGATAA